Proteins co-encoded in one Arachis stenosperma cultivar V10309 chromosome 7, arast.V10309.gnm1.PFL2, whole genome shotgun sequence genomic window:
- the LOC130939417 gene encoding ATP-dependent DNA helicase PIF1-like: MVDDYPSTSTTTALVFTNRLLRDINDILLQHGKQITQYDLPALTHENDNDNSIPRVIQEELSVEVPREDLCSVTRLNNDQSKAFKCIMNRIDRRESGVFFVDGPGGSGKTFLYRAIIAELRNKGHIVLVTASSGIAATLLPGGRTTHSRFKIPINAEPSSICNISKQSDLAKLIRQTTAIIWDEAPMANKESVQSLDRTLRDLLANDMPFGGKVMVMGGDFRQVLPVVPKGSKSQMISASIVKSHLWASTKILHLRQNMRSSNDHVFAEYLMRIGDGIEPTIHEDFVRIQANMAIPWEGETSLHKLIEEIFPNLQSHGWDASYMVERAILTPKNHDVQQLNDIIINQFPGEERNLVSFDEVEGDANNLYQQEYLNSVSTGGLPPHVLKVKRGAPLMLLRNIDPKAGLCNGTRLLCRGTFQNMLDVEILTGHHCGRRAFLPRIKHKTTENSGLPFILIRKQFPVRLSFAITINKSQGQTIPKVGIYLPKHVFSHGQLYVALSRSISQSTTKILVKEGKIDGTSRKFTRNVVFKEILLPSSQVIYVLSKYV, translated from the coding sequence atGGTGGATGATTATCCATCAACCAGCACCACAACAGCCTTAGTGTTCACAAATCGACTACTCAGGGATATAAATGATATACTTCTTCAGCACGGAAAACAGATTACACAATACGATTTGCCAGCTCTAACTCATGAAAATGACAATGACAACTCGATACCCAGAGTTATCCAAGAAGAACTGTCTGTCGAAGTACCCCGGGAAGACCTATGTTCCGTAACAAGATTGAACAATGACCAGTCTAAAGCTTTCAAGTGCATTATGAATAGAATTGATCGAAGAGAAAGTGGAGTGTTCTTTGTTGATGGGCCAGGAGGATCAGGCAAAACATTTCTTTACAGAGCTATAATTGCAGAATTGAGAAATAAGGGTCATATTGTCTTGGTAACTGCATCATCAGGAATCGCCGCAACATTATTGCCTGGGGGTCGAACAACTCATTCTAGGTTTAAGATCCCAATTAATGCAGAACCATCATCCATTTGCAACATAAGCAAACAATCAGATCTTGCAAAGCTGATTAGACAAACAACGGCAATCATCTGGGATGAAGCACCTATGGCAAATAAAGAATCGGTGCAATCATTAGACCGCACTCTGAGAGATTTATTAGCAAACGATATGCCATTTGGAGGAAAAGTGATGGTGATGGGAGGAGATTTCCGCCAAGTACTGCCTGTGGTACCGAAAGGTAGTAAGTCACAAATGATTTCAGCTTCTATAGTTAAGTCTCATTTATGGGCTTCCACTAAAATTCTCCATTTGCGACAAAATATGCGATCTTCTAATGATCATGTTTTTGCTGAGTATCTTATGCGCATTGGTGATGGAATTGAGCCCACCATACATGAAGACTTTGTACGGATACAAGCAAATATGGCAATTCCATGGGAGGGTGAAACATCGTTGCACAAGTTAATAGAAGAAATATTTCCAAACTTACAATCTCATGGGTGGGACGCTTCTTACATGGTAGAAAGGGCAATATTGACGCCAAAAAATCATGATGTGCAACAGCTTAATGATATAATTATCAACCAGTTTCCAGGAGAAGAACGAAATTTAGTCTCATTTGATGAGGTAGAAGGAGATGCTAATAATTTATATCAACAAGAATATCTTAACTCAGTTTCTACAGGCGGGTTGCCACCTCATGTGTTGAAGGTAAAAAGAGGTGCACCTTTGATGTTATTGAGAAACATAGACCCTAAGGCCGGCTTATGCAATGGTACAAGGTTACTATGTCGTGGAACTTTTCAAAACATGTTGGACGTAGAAATTTTAACCGGTCATCACTGTGGAAGAAGAGCTTTCTTGCCTCGGATAAAACACAAAACAACAGAAAATTCAGGACTGCCATTTATACTTATCCGGAAGCAATTTCCTGTAAGGTTGAGTTTTGCAATAACAATAAACAAATCACAAGGACAGACCATTCCTAAAGTAGGGATCTATCTCCCTAAACATGTATTTAGCCATGGCCAATTATATGTTGCTCTGTCTCGAAGTATTTCTCAGTCAACTACAAAAATTTTAGTCAAAGAAGGAAAAATAGATGGAACAAGTAGAAAATTTACCAGAAATGTAGTTTTCAAAGAAATATTGTTACCTTCCTCACAGGTAATTTATGTTCTTAGTAAGTATGTGTAG
- the LOC130939418 gene encoding uncharacterized protein LOC130939418 produces the protein MCCNGGKVSLPRVNAPQELLEIFLDPSAEGNHFRKHIRGYNHVFSFTSCGVHIDEQLAITGRGIYTFRAQGSIYHSIGGFHPDQGTRPRFLQLYIYDTDHELQNRMLENTQLHETLVFKLQQLLHRYNPFLHVFRQLAQRSDVAAIIIGDDVETMIRRRDIKVQTHAGSLRRIQEFVGYYDPLQYPLLFPFGTHGWDINTRSQSGGKVSCRTYNSYMLQIRPNDHSTVLQAGRLLQQYVVDNYVKIETGKLRWVRNRQKKLRAELYQGLQDALHTGETNAENVGRKRTILPSSFIGSRRDMTQRYEDGMAIVLKEGKPDIFLTMTCNPSWTEITSELNPVQTSQDRPDLTTRIFRAKFEQLKEDVITKGVLGKVKSYIYVTEFQKRGLPHVHMLLVLENNDKLIDPEHYDSLVCAEIPSKEVEPHLHDAVLKHMIHGPCSTLDQSSPCMKNGQCKRNYPKEFATETRRGDDSYSQYRRRFDTPVQINQNVTVDNRWVVPYNPWLLLKYDCHINVEICSSIKNIKYLYKYCYKGPDRVAMEVHNGSNVDEVQQFVDARWIAALEACWRIFKFNLYRMYPSVERLQIHLPNQHQVSFYDHQTIPEILNDDYFSRTMLTEFFALNREEDQQSRHLLYREIPEYYTWHNKEKEWRRRKTQRRSIGRIYIVSPSEGEKFYLCILLSNVRGPISWDDLLTVNGVQYSSFKQSAQH, from the exons ATGTGCTGTAATGGGGGAAAAGTCTCTCTTCCCCGAGTAAATGCTcctcaagaattacttgaaatCTTCTTGGACCCCTCTGCAGAAGGAAACCATTTTAGGAAACATATTCGTGGATACAATCATGTATTTTCCTTCACTTCGTGTGGTGTGCACATAGACGAACAACTGGCTATAACAGGTCGTGGTATATATACATTTCGTGCTCAAGGCTCAATATATCACAGTATAGGGGGATTTCATCCGGATCAGGGTACGCGACCACGGTTTTTGCAACTGTACATATATGATACTGATCACGAGTTGCAGAATAGGATGCTGGAGAACACACAACTACAtgaaacattagttttcaagtTACAACAATTGCTACACCGGTATAATCCTTTTCTCCATGTGTTTCGCCAGCTTGCACAACGGTCAGAT GTAGCAGCTATAATTATTGGTGATGACGTTGAAACAATGATTCGTAGACGAGATATTAAGGTGCAAACTCATGCTGGTAGCCTACGAAGGATTCAGGAATTCGTTGGCTATTACGATCCACTACAATATCCTCTTCTTTTTCCATTTGGAACTCATGGATGGGATATTAATACCCGAAGTCAAAGTGGCGGCAAAGTATCATGCCGAACATATAATAGTTATATGCTCCAG ATCCGCCCCAATGATCATTCCACCGTATTGCAAGCAGGGCGACTACTACAACAATATGTTGTTGATAACTATGTGAAAATTGAAACTGGAAAGTTAAGATGGGTTCGAAATAGACAGAAGAAATTACGGGCTGAATTATACCAAGGTTTACAAGATGCTTTGCACACAGGAGAAACCAATGCAG AAAAtgttggaagaaaaagaacaataTTACCATCGTCGTTCATTGGTAGCCGTCGCGACATGACCCAACGATATGAAGATGGAATGGCGATTGTTCTTAAAGAGGGCAAGCCAGATATTTTTCTCACAATGACATGCAACCCATCTTGGACTGAAATAACTTCAGAACTCAACCCAGTTCAAACTTCACAAGATCGTCCAGATCTAACAACAAGAATTTTTCGAGCCAAATTTGAACAGCTGAAAGAGGATGTCATTACTAAGGGTGTCTTGGGAAAGGTGAAGAGCTATATTTATGTCACTGAGTTTCAAAAAAGAGGGTTGCCACATGTACATATGTTGCTAGTCTTAGAAAACAATGACAAGTTAATTGACCCGGAGCATTATGATAGTTTGGTATGTGCAGAGATACCATCTAAAGAAGTAGAACCACACCTACATGATGCAGTGCTAAAACATATGATTCATGGTCCTTGCAGTACACTTGATCAATCTTCACCCTGCATGAAAAATGGCCAATGTAAACGCAACTATCCAAAGGAGTTCGCAACAGAAACACGAAGAGGTGACGACTCATATTCGCAATATAGGCGACGATTCGACACTCCAGTACAGATTAACCAAAATGTCACGGTTGACAATAGATGGGTAGTTCCGTACAACCCTTGGCTACTACTAAAGTATGATTGCCATATTAATGTTGAGATATGTAGTAGCATCAAGAATATAAAGTATCTCTACAAATATTGCTACAAGGGTCCAGACCGGGTGGCAATGGAAGTTCACAACGGTTCTAATGTTGATGAGGTCCAACAGTTTGTTGATGCAAGATGGATTGCTGCTCTAGAGGCATGTTGgagaatatttaaatttaaccTTTACCGAATGTATCCATCAGTGGAAAGGTTACAAATTCATTTGCCAAATCAACATCAAGTGAGCTTCTATGATCACCAAACCATTCCTGAAATACTTAATGATGATTATTTCTCTAGAACAATGCTCACTGAGTTCTTTGCCCTAAATCGTGAGGAGGACCAACAATCTAGGCATCTTTTGTACAGGGAAATTCCAGAGTATTACACTTGGCACAACAAGGAAAAGGAATGGCGTCGGCGCAAGACACAGAGGAGATCCATCGGTCGAATTTATATTGTATCACCTTCAGAAGGAGAAAAATTCTATTTGTGTATTCTGTTATCTAATGTCAGAGGACCAATCAGTTGGGATGACTTGCTAACAGTGAATGGGGTCCAATATTCGTCCTTCAAGCAGTCTGCTCAACACTGA